The Caloenas nicobarica isolate bCalNic1 chromosome Z, bCalNic1.hap1, whole genome shotgun sequence genome has a segment encoding these proteins:
- the LOC136002527 gene encoding LOW QUALITY PROTEIN: CARD- and ANK-domain containing inflammasome adapter protein-like (The sequence of the model RefSeq protein was modified relative to this genomic sequence to represent the inferred CDS: deleted 1 base in 1 codon) has product MHSTRLFTNPYAIEVLRTKKEELVEGINDPDHLLNWLIDNGIFTPEKKMVMSFYRTRTEKNSRVLDILISQGERACRLFFYPCLKQVELQLYSKMRKYVSEVNESIRDARRQLVGYLLEKDKVWSENSSEQHQEKKDSPRRKKQEWTIKKKGKETQLSSAAKPRKDHSAVGIFDAVAKGYVSELEKTLKDNDINVVNSLSETLLHVAAANGHLTVMQYLISKGAKTDVKDKTGRTALHRAAEKGHGEAVKALLQCGAYMYSLDREGKTPLHLAAQNNQSHVLKMMLKEEARNYRNQHNFLHMAALKDESSLAKMLLQAGACTDGKDDRGQTALSYAVSQGSENTAKVLLEAGACVDSNMAERAFNSSHPSIFKVLLEYSKDLSSDMMESALFRAVQKNLHGIVAALIDRGTDINPYNEMQYTPLLLACETGKAESAEVLIKKGANFRIKTPASDTALHLAVQAGAASITNLLLRKGMEVNLRNQADETPLHVAALHNKGALLGLLINAGAKINAVSKEFVTPLHIASQRGNSDVAQELLHHKANVDVKDRQSKSPLHFAAERGDKTMVEMLLNANADPNAQDREKKTPLHMAAVRGHLSIVKILLAKKARFGVKDTDGCTPMHYAAIKGNTEIVKILLTSGKNKNIDDRNIWRKTALHIAAEYGHSNLINLLLSHGAAINALDSSKDTPLHCACKAGHFNAANSLVNWSQGEKANLLAANSLKKTPLQVAEFNKTENQAQIVTLLKKKMLITK; this is encoded by the exons ATGCATTCAACTAGACTGTTTACAAATCCATACGCAATTGAAGTCCTAAGAACTAAAAAAGAAGAGTTAGTAGAAGGCATAAACGACCCAGACCATCTTCTGAACTGGCTGATAGACAATGGTATTTTTAccccagaaaaaaagatggtCATGAGTTTCTACAGGACACGAACAGAAAAGAACTCTCGAGTTTTAGACATACTAATTTCTCAAGGTGAACGAGCCTGCAGGCTCTTTTTTTATCCATGTTTAAAGCAAGTGGAGCTACAACTTTATAGCAAGATGAGAAAATATGTCAGTGAAGTAAATGAAAGCATTAGAGATGCTAGAAGACAATTGGTAGGATATTTACTTGAAAAAGATAAGGTTTGGTCTGAAAATAGCAGTGAacagcaccaggaa aaaaaagacagtcctagaagaaaaaaacaagaatggactattaagaaaaaaggaaaagaaactcaACTTTCAAGTGCAGCAAAACCTAGAAAGGATCATTCTGCTGTTGGCATCTTCGATGCAGTCGCTAAAGGGTATGTTTCTGAGTTAGAGAAAACGTTGAAAGATAATGATATTAATGTGGTAAACTCTCTGAGTGAAACACTTCTGCATGTTGCAGCTGCTAATGGCCATCTAACGGTAATGCAATATTTGATCAGCAAAGGTGCAAAGACAGATGTAAAGGACAAGACAGGAAGAACAGCACTGCACAGGGCTGCGGAGAAAGGCCACGGTGAGGCAGTGAAAGCACTTCTCCAATGCGGTGCTTACATGTACAGTTTGGATAGGGAAGGCAAGACACCACTTCATTTGGCTGCACAGAATAACCAGAGTCACGTGTTGAAGATGATGCTGAAAGAAGAGGCAAGAAACTACAGGAACCAGCACAACTTTTTGCACATGGCAGCTCTTAAAGATGAGAGCAGTCTGGCAAAAATGCTTTTACAGGCTGGTGCCTGCACTGATGGAAAGGATGACAGAGGACAGACTGCTCTGAGTTACGCTGTTTCTCAGGGGtctgaaaatactgcaaaagTGCTCCTAGAAGCTGGAGCCTGTGTTGATTCCAACATGGCTGAAAGAGCCTTCAACAGCAGCCACCCATCCATCTTCAAAGTACTACTAGAATATTCTAAAGATTTGTCGTCTGACATGATGGAGTCAGCTCTTTTTAGAGCTGTACAGAAAAATCTGCATGGTATTGTAGCAGCTTTAATTGACAGAGGTACAGATATAAACCCCTACAATGAAATGCAGTACACTCCTTTACTCCTGGCGTGTGAAACAGGCAAAGCTGAATCAGCAGAAGTTCTAATCAAAAAGGGAGCAAACTTCAGAATAAAGACTCCTGCTTCAGACACAGCTTTGCATTTGGCAGTTCAAGCTGGGGCAGCTTCCATCACAAATCTGCTTCTGCGCAAAGGGATGGAAGTTAACCTTAGGAACCAAGCCGATGAAACCCCACTCCATGTTGCTGCACTTCATAATAAAGGGGCATTACTTGGCCTTTTAATTAATGCTGGGGCCAAAATTAATGCTGTCAGTAAAGAGTTTGTTACTCCTCTGCATATTGCAAGTCAAAGAGGTAACAGTGATGTTGCCCAAGAGCTGTTGCACCACAAAGCCAATGTTGATGTCAAGGATAGGCAGTCAAAATCGCCTTtacattttgctgctgaaagGGGAGACAAAACAATGGTAGAGATGCTTCTGAATGCTAATGCTGACCCTAATGCAcaagacagggagaaaaagacTCCCCTGCACATGGCAGCTGTGAGAGGACATCTCAGCATCGTGAAAATTCTGTTAGCTAAAAAAGCAAGATTTGGAGTTAAGGACACAGATGGATGTACTCCGATGCACTATGCAGCCATCAAAGGAAACACAGAGATTGTAAAAATTCTTCTGACatcagggaaaaacaaaaatattgatgACAGAAACATTTGGAGAAAGACCGCCCTGCATATTGCAGCTGAATATGGACACAGCAACCTGATAAATCTATTACTGAGCCACGGGGCAGCCATTAATGCCTTAGACAGCAGCAAGGACACCCCACTGCATTGTGCGTGCAAGGCTGGTCATTTTAATGCTGCAAATTCTCTTGTAAACTGGtcacaaggagaaaaagcaaatttactAGCTGCTAACAGCCTCAAAAAGACCCCATTGCAAGTGGCAGAATTTAATAAGACAGAAAATCAGGCTCAAATTGTAAcacttttgaaaaagaaaatgttaataacAAAATGA